A region of Shinella sp. PSBB067 DNA encodes the following proteins:
- a CDS encoding ParA family protein, producing the protein MIVTIANPKGGTGKTTLVRALSGTAAHAGNDVFLIDADSRANTMRWVTMSKQMDVWPDRLEAESCLDPNQIYKLALQHQQEGKIVFVDVEGTTNENLFAGLYCADIVLIPLQTTQDDVVAGMQLALNHIPVVEEDQKRKLPTMIVINQHDLVTGRAKAHEPLREILRESGVALASQPIARRASYQSIGAAGTLQTSAKPDPKAIAEMETLLGELLALYRSKASEAKQ; encoded by the coding sequence ATGATCGTCACCATCGCCAACCCGAAGGGCGGAACCGGCAAGACCACCCTCGTCCGCGCGCTCTCCGGCACGGCCGCCCATGCCGGTAACGACGTCTTCCTGATCGATGCCGACAGCCGCGCCAACACGATGCGCTGGGTCACGATGTCGAAACAGATGGACGTCTGGCCCGACCGGCTGGAGGCCGAAAGCTGCCTCGACCCCAACCAGATCTACAAGCTCGCTCTCCAACATCAGCAGGAGGGCAAAATTGTCTTCGTCGATGTCGAGGGCACGACCAACGAAAACCTGTTCGCCGGCCTCTATTGTGCCGACATCGTCCTGATCCCGCTGCAGACGACCCAGGACGACGTCGTTGCCGGCATGCAGCTCGCGCTCAACCATATCCCCGTGGTCGAAGAGGATCAGAAGCGCAAGCTGCCGACGATGATCGTCATCAACCAGCATGATCTGGTGACCGGCCGCGCCAAGGCGCATGAGCCGCTCCGAGAAATTTTGCGCGAGAGCGGTGTCGCGCTCGCCTCCCAGCCGATTGCCCGCCGCGCGTCCTATCAATCGATTGGCGCCGCCGGCACGCTCCAGACATCAGCGAAGCCTGATCCGAAGGCGATCGCGGAAATGGAAACGCTGCTTGGCGAGCTGCTTGCCCTCTACCGGTCGAAGGCCAGCGAGGCGAAGCAATGA
- a CDS encoding plasmid mobilization relaxosome protein MobC, translated as MRSEVVRVRLRPEERQALADLCGDDRTASDVIRLLFRDQAGLPLPVGPAEALALRGTNEELRRIGINLNQAVRAMNEGRVGYEPHLDAALRRLLEGVFRLRADVDLMLRISRQERRRGSHGL; from the coding sequence ATGCGCAGTGAAGTGGTCAGGGTCCGTCTAAGGCCGGAGGAGCGGCAAGCTCTGGCGGATCTTTGCGGCGACGATCGCACCGCCAGCGACGTGATCCGGCTGCTGTTTCGCGACCAGGCCGGTCTGCCGCTCCCGGTCGGGCCGGCCGAAGCTCTGGCCTTGCGCGGCACCAATGAGGAACTTCGGCGCATCGGCATCAATCTCAATCAGGCCGTCCGCGCCATGAATGAAGGGCGCGTCGGCTACGAACCGCATCTCGACGCTGCGCTGCGCCGCCTTCTCGAAGGTGTCTTCCGGCTGCGGGCGGACGTCGATCTGATGCTGCGGATCAGCCGGCAGGAGCGCAGGAGGGGCAGCCATGGCCTATGA
- a CDS encoding relaxase/mobilization nuclease domain-containing protein encodes MAYDWSSLLGDIESFTVRRGKSLLDEEDERRRRAGAMRIAIAAEPSQQRSMPSGIVRKSRMTAVSAHETTINTILQPAQAAPREIIALVGTLGAGAKPEMDDELRRSGGGGGGTTKGAGITPSHADRPSAAKLASAESTTRAAIAAGAQPVVIKVTSTVSSRASAAGLMTYLGTREIEKENGEKGKAEIPIFDQDGVVIASREERAAALQGWLSEFREPYALDAVATLSIKLAGAVSDEELHDALNAAFGAKPFLYSRHQDGRVSVYAVTSLPAKKIAGALRARENNEGPARTLDKAEAEIAGRMSDAGVLAEVRIVGAAVSDKSGRYFLEKFLRTEKYVVTSAGEAVKRGAAVKDVADGIWRGWSADIRTVEPRNAFHVIFSARAGTGAEAMKRAVRDFLSEEVAGHRWITAHHPDTGHVHVHTMISARDDVGKALRLTKPELYAWRERFAAKAREHGIAMVATRRADVAATRPYSQAQAGAYERGRADPRYLKSAAVNQRVERKRAGAADRATLANGNLALAPKWQATAIALKQAGAKPSVIAAADRFAAAATTHAPQAASRASGFVLLRLEVERAMQRETVAVLVEGAFGVDAKLIFIAGKSVQVLAPTTASVSKIERELAKQNDEFGPGSETRSVARDFQTRLLAHGLRAAVVVEAAGSVKHSAPSPWLQRKFDTFAERSAAPPDEPLSEFRTLIASIQQQKENAMPLSLEQFDERVARANKSMDRLEGMVDSGAERQAVEEMRKEIAALFEEQRRDIQMQQMPSTMQAGGGGGTPTAARVDDSQTLDRPTPTNVDPAIAAQQQAIAVGRAARAAREQAGAAKNAQDEQRQQILRQAEQERQRGNDRDGAER; translated from the coding sequence ATGGCCTATGACTGGTCCAGCCTGCTCGGGGATATCGAGAGCTTTACCGTGCGGCGGGGAAAATCCCTTCTCGACGAGGAAGACGAGCGGCGCCGCCGAGCAGGGGCTATGCGGATTGCCATTGCGGCTGAGCCGTCGCAGCAGCGGTCCATGCCTTCCGGTATCGTCAGGAAGAGCCGAATGACGGCTGTCTCCGCCCATGAGACGACCATCAACACCATCCTGCAGCCGGCGCAGGCCGCGCCGCGCGAAATCATCGCCTTGGTCGGGACGCTTGGTGCGGGCGCGAAGCCGGAGATGGATGACGAGCTCCGAAGGTCGGGTGGCGGGGGAGGGGGAACGACCAAAGGGGCTGGTATCACCCCATCGCATGCTGATCGGCCGTCCGCCGCGAAACTGGCCTCGGCCGAGAGCACAACCCGGGCGGCGATCGCAGCCGGCGCGCAGCCCGTGGTGATCAAGGTGACGTCGACGGTATCAAGCAGGGCGTCGGCCGCCGGCCTGATGACCTATCTGGGAACCCGCGAAATCGAAAAGGAAAACGGTGAGAAGGGCAAGGCGGAAATCCCGATCTTCGACCAGGACGGAGTCGTAATTGCCAGCCGCGAGGAACGAGCCGCAGCCCTTCAGGGCTGGCTATCGGAGTTTCGCGAACCCTATGCCCTGGACGCCGTCGCCACTCTGTCGATCAAATTGGCGGGTGCGGTCAGTGACGAGGAACTGCACGATGCGTTGAATGCGGCCTTCGGCGCCAAGCCCTTCCTCTATTCTCGCCATCAGGACGGAAGGGTCTCCGTCTATGCCGTGACAAGCTTGCCTGCGAAGAAAATCGCAGGCGCGCTCAGGGCGCGCGAAAACAATGAAGGGCCGGCGCGCACGCTCGATAAAGCCGAGGCGGAAATCGCAGGCAGGATGTCGGACGCCGGTGTCCTGGCCGAGGTGCGGATTGTCGGCGCCGCGGTTTCCGATAAATCGGGCCGGTATTTTCTGGAGAAGTTTCTCCGAACTGAGAAGTACGTCGTCACCAGCGCCGGCGAGGCCGTCAAGCGTGGCGCAGCGGTAAAGGATGTCGCCGATGGGATCTGGCGCGGATGGTCGGCCGATATCCGCACGGTCGAACCGCGCAACGCCTTCCATGTGATCTTCTCCGCCCGAGCCGGCACGGGTGCGGAAGCGATGAAGCGCGCCGTTCGTGATTTCCTCAGCGAAGAGGTTGCAGGCCATCGCTGGATCACCGCCCACCACCCCGATACCGGGCATGTGCATGTCCACACGATGATCTCGGCGCGAGACGATGTCGGCAAGGCATTGCGGCTCACCAAGCCGGAGCTCTACGCATGGCGGGAGCGGTTCGCGGCGAAGGCGCGCGAGCACGGCATCGCCATGGTCGCCACACGCCGCGCCGATGTTGCGGCGACGCGGCCTTATAGCCAGGCACAGGCCGGTGCCTATGAGCGCGGCCGCGCCGATCCACGTTATCTGAAGTCCGCTGCGGTCAATCAGCGTGTCGAGCGCAAGCGGGCAGGCGCTGCCGATCGTGCGACGCTCGCCAACGGCAACCTTGCGCTCGCCCCGAAATGGCAGGCGACGGCCATCGCGCTGAAGCAGGCCGGGGCGAAGCCATCGGTCATCGCGGCAGCCGACAGGTTCGCGGCCGCGGCGACCACTCATGCACCGCAAGCTGCTTCGCGTGCCAGCGGCTTCGTTTTGCTCCGGCTGGAAGTCGAACGGGCCATGCAACGCGAGACGGTGGCTGTTCTTGTCGAGGGGGCTTTCGGCGTCGACGCCAAGTTGATCTTCATCGCGGGGAAATCCGTCCAGGTGCTGGCGCCAACGACTGCGAGCGTCAGCAAGATCGAGCGCGAGTTGGCCAAGCAGAACGACGAGTTTGGTCCCGGCTCCGAGACACGGTCCGTTGCCAGAGATTTTCAGACGCGGTTGCTGGCGCATGGATTGCGCGCCGCCGTCGTCGTTGAGGCGGCCGGCTCCGTGAAGCACAGTGCGCCGTCGCCTTGGCTGCAGCGGAAATTCGATACCTTTGCCGAGCGGTCCGCTGCGCCGCCGGACGAGCCACTGTCGGAATTCAGAACCCTGATCGCATCCATTCAACAGCAAAAGGAAAATGCCATGCCCCTATCGCTCGAACAGTTCGACGAGCGCGTTGCGCGCGCCAACAAGTCGATGGATCGCCTCGAAGGCATGGTCGACAGTGGCGCCGAGCGCCAGGCGGTTGAGGAAATGCGCAAGGAAATCGCCGCTCTTTTCGAAGAGCAGCGCCGGGACATCCAAATGCAGCAGATGCCGTCGACCATGCAGGCCGGCGGGGGAGGGGGCACGCCGACGGCGGCTCGCGTCGATGACAGCCAGACCCTCGATCGTCCGACGCCCACGAATGTCGATCCTGCCATTGCCGCTCAGCAGCAGGCGATCGCCGTCGGACGTGCCGCCCGAGCCGCGCGCGAGCAGGCCGGCGCTGCCAAAAACGCGCAGGACGAACAGCGCCAGCAGATCCTACGGCAAGCCGAACAGGAGCGCCAGCGCGGCAATGACCGGGATGGCGCTGAGCGATAG
- a CDS encoding helix-turn-helix domain-containing protein — protein sequence MAKTPDPIDVEVGAKIKARRRLLGMSQDGLANILGVTFQQVQKYEKGTNRISSSRLAVVANAFGVPPSYFFPTEPGRIEVMIPSTGSELVSFLETNEGRDLNVAFARISSPKMRRKIVGLITALAATFHIGGSDPGT from the coding sequence ATGGCGAAAACACCTGATCCCATCGACGTCGAAGTGGGCGCAAAAATCAAGGCGAGACGTCGCCTTCTCGGCATGAGCCAGGATGGACTGGCAAACATTCTTGGCGTGACGTTTCAACAGGTTCAGAAGTACGAGAAAGGGACCAACCGCATCAGTTCAAGCCGATTGGCGGTCGTTGCGAACGCGTTCGGGGTGCCGCCGTCTTATTTCTTTCCAACGGAACCGGGGCGCATCGAGGTCATGATCCCATCAACTGGCTCGGAATTGGTGAGCTTTCTCGAAACCAACGAGGGACGGGATCTTAATGTCGCGTTCGCGCGGATCAGTTCGCCAAAAATGCGCAGGAAGATCGTTGGGCTCATCACGGCGCTCGCGGCGACATTTCATATCGGTGGAAGCGATCCCGGCACGTAG
- the hisD gene encoding histidinol dehydrogenase — protein MSDSPVSIHKLDQLNETERKNLLQRTENDLSTFMDKVIPIIEAVRCDGDKALADFANKFDKSPITADQIRATPEEFAAARASVDQELIETLKFAAGNIRLFHEKQMPETLALHETHAGVLVGDRWNAIDSVACYVPRGKGSFPSSVLMTAIPAKVAGVKKVIVITPPGPDGTVDPATLVAAEIAGVSDVFKCGGAQGIAAVAYGTKTVPKCDKVVGPGSPWVVAAKKQLSSVIDPGSPAGPSELIIFSDGTVPPELVALDLCVESEHGPDSSVFFVTDNEEFARAVASHVPSYWSQMGDVRAQYSRTVLTGQRGGIVVAGTREEAFAYVNDYAPEHLAVLADNAWQYLTRFEHAGEILLGSHSAISVANFVLGPSHVLPTGGAAKTTSPLAVFDFLKRTSIASLTEGAYQGFAAHAERLARYEGFDGHANAVSAIRNQALRSPAKSV, from the coding sequence ATGTCCGACAGTCCTGTTTCGATCCACAAGCTTGATCAATTGAACGAAACCGAGCGCAAAAATCTCTTGCAGCGCACGGAAAACGACCTGAGCACCTTCATGGACAAGGTGATCCCGATCATCGAAGCCGTTCGATGCGATGGCGACAAGGCGCTTGCCGATTTTGCGAACAAGTTCGACAAGTCCCCGATCACCGCGGACCAGATTCGAGCGACACCTGAAGAATTCGCCGCCGCCCGTGCGTCCGTCGATCAGGAATTGATCGAAACGCTGAAATTTGCGGCAGGAAACATCCGCCTTTTCCACGAAAAGCAGATGCCGGAAACGTTGGCCCTGCATGAGACGCATGCCGGTGTTCTCGTCGGCGACCGCTGGAACGCTATCGACTCCGTCGCGTGCTATGTGCCTCGCGGCAAGGGCTCCTTCCCCAGCTCGGTGCTGATGACGGCGATTCCTGCGAAGGTGGCTGGCGTCAAAAAGGTTATTGTCATCACCCCGCCCGGCCCGGATGGAACTGTCGATCCCGCCACCCTGGTCGCCGCCGAGATTGCCGGGGTGTCGGACGTATTCAAGTGCGGCGGCGCACAGGGCATTGCCGCCGTTGCTTACGGAACGAAGACGGTTCCCAAATGTGACAAAGTTGTCGGTCCCGGGAGTCCGTGGGTTGTCGCGGCAAAGAAGCAGCTGTCATCGGTCATCGATCCTGGAAGCCCGGCGGGGCCTAGCGAACTGATCATCTTCTCGGATGGAACCGTTCCGCCTGAGTTGGTCGCACTGGATCTGTGTGTGGAATCCGAACATGGACCCGACTCTTCCGTGTTCTTCGTAACCGACAACGAAGAGTTCGCACGCGCGGTCGCTTCGCATGTGCCCAGCTACTGGTCGCAGATGGGGGATGTTCGCGCGCAATATTCCAGGACGGTGTTGACCGGCCAGCGGGGTGGTATCGTCGTCGCCGGCACGCGCGAGGAAGCCTTCGCCTACGTCAACGACTACGCTCCCGAACACCTCGCGGTCCTCGCCGACAACGCCTGGCAATACCTAACCCGCTTCGAACATGCGGGCGAGATTCTCCTCGGTTCGCATTCGGCGATCAGCGTCGCCAACTTTGTCCTGGGACCGAGTCACGTTCTCCCAACGGGTGGGGCCGCGAAAACGACCTCCCCTCTGGCGGTCTTCGATTTTCTAAAGCGTACGTCAATCGCTTCCCTGACCGAAGGCGCCTATCAGGGATTCGCCGCCCATGCCGAACGGCTCGCAAGGTACGAAGGTTTCGACGGCCATGCCAACGCGGTCTCAGCAATCCGGAACCAGGCGCTTCGCTCGCCTGCAAAATCTGTCTGA
- a CDS encoding FAD-binding oxidoreductase, which translates to MKGSVAIVGSGVIGTVTAIELNRIGYDVTLIDREEPGSSEAASSGNGGWLCPASIIPVSVPSLIWRLPSFLFGKSAPLSGNVGFAIRNAGHFARFVNSGLTHNRVRNKATALSSLLSDTMARHQALAKEAGLQHLIRGDGLLYTYSSERAFRRDLCWGNLRRDLGVNWTFLDGRTLRTEELGIERACFGAVLVTNAGHCIDPAGYVRGLADHARRRGTNFIKADVTRLIHSGQRLAGFETSKGMFAFDAAVICSGAHSRPLAQEIGDDPPLLGERGYHVTLRDGQRLRRPVMFDDALMVATPIVDGTRLAGQVEIATPGSPPDWSRAQALLDLAGGYLGGLPANIRQSGVSVWMGRRPAIADELPVIGRATNVENVHFAFGHGFTGLGAAPATAELVRHSLQSGRATSPKDAPFSPQRFPVRTSRAL; encoded by the coding sequence ATGAAGGGCTCAGTCGCAATCGTTGGATCGGGTGTGATCGGTACAGTCACCGCCATCGAGCTTAACCGAATCGGTTACGATGTCACGCTGATCGACCGAGAAGAACCTGGCAGCAGTGAGGCTGCGAGCTCCGGTAACGGCGGTTGGCTTTGCCCTGCCTCCATCATTCCCGTTTCCGTTCCCTCGCTGATATGGCGCCTGCCATCTTTTCTTTTCGGAAAGTCAGCGCCCCTCAGCGGCAACGTTGGCTTTGCCATCCGCAATGCAGGCCATTTTGCCCGGTTCGTAAACTCCGGGCTTACGCACAATCGGGTTCGTAATAAAGCGACCGCGCTCTCAAGCCTGCTCTCCGATACAATGGCACGGCACCAGGCTCTCGCAAAGGAGGCCGGCCTGCAACATCTGATCAGAGGCGATGGCCTCCTCTATACTTACAGCAGTGAGCGTGCCTTTCGCCGGGATCTATGCTGGGGGAACCTGCGGCGCGACCTTGGCGTGAATTGGACCTTCCTTGACGGCAGGACGCTCCGCACGGAAGAGCTGGGCATTGAGCGCGCTTGCTTCGGCGCTGTGCTGGTCACAAACGCCGGCCACTGCATTGACCCCGCAGGTTACGTTAGAGGACTTGCCGACCACGCCCGTCGACGTGGCACCAATTTCATCAAGGCCGATGTTACCAGACTGATCCACAGTGGGCAAAGACTTGCGGGATTCGAAACGTCGAAGGGGATGTTTGCGTTCGATGCGGCTGTGATTTGCAGCGGCGCACATTCGCGGCCTCTCGCACAAGAGATCGGCGATGACCCGCCCTTGCTCGGCGAGCGGGGCTACCATGTTACCCTGCGTGACGGCCAACGATTGAGGCGACCCGTTATGTTCGATGACGCATTGATGGTCGCAACCCCAATTGTCGATGGCACCCGTCTGGCCGGCCAGGTCGAGATCGCCACACCCGGAAGTCCGCCCGACTGGTCGCGCGCGCAGGCTCTACTCGATCTCGCCGGCGGATACCTCGGGGGGCTTCCCGCAAACATCCGGCAATCTGGGGTCTCTGTCTGGATGGGTCGCCGGCCAGCTATCGCCGACGAGCTTCCTGTTATCGGACGCGCGACGAATGTAGAAAACGTGCATTTCGCATTCGGCCACGGCTTTACGGGGCTGGGCGCCGCGCCGGCTACCGCTGAGCTCGTGCGACACTCCCTACAGTCCGGGCGAGCCACAAGCCCAAAGGACGCACCTTTTTCCCCTCAACGCTTTCCCGTGCGCACAAGCCGCGCCCTTTAA
- the ggt gene encoding gamma-glutamyltransferase, with translation MVATAHPAASAAAFGILQSGGNAVDAAICAAALLAVVEPQASGVGGDSFVLGHVSAKGKTFGLNGSGKSAGTMTADGLRALGYTGMPLRGALSVTCPGAVDTWVRLHADHGSLDWDKLFQPAIKAATGGYVVADRVALDWKAFEAALTTTPETAARLLTDARAFRAGEIHRQPELASTLCEIAAKGRDGFYRGWVADDIVATLAQGGSSLSHGDLDGTSSFYVDPLSVDYKGFQVLQLPANNQGATALLLLNILKHLPKTDYFSAERFHLLLESARLAYRERDRSIGDPDHTNVEHWRFTNDAYAADLAAMIDPERTTREFGEPVTRKSDTTTISVVDGSGNAVTLINSLYHHFGSCVVAPRSGVLLQNRGNGFNLIPGHPNEFGPGKRPLHTIMPGMTLKNRKPSLVYGVMGGDYQAIGHAQLITNIVDFGLDVQEAIDLPRTFHFKGFAEVERSMPAHIVEGLTRRGHSVQVAHLPIGGAQAILIDPHRGTLAGGSDPRKDGMAIGM, from the coding sequence ATGGTCGCCACCGCGCATCCCGCAGCCTCTGCCGCCGCGTTCGGGATCCTGCAGTCGGGCGGGAATGCTGTTGATGCCGCCATCTGCGCCGCTGCACTTCTCGCGGTGGTGGAACCCCAAGCAAGCGGTGTCGGAGGCGACAGCTTCGTCCTCGGCCACGTGTCTGCCAAAGGAAAAACCTTCGGCCTCAACGGATCGGGAAAAAGCGCCGGCACGATGACGGCCGATGGCCTGCGCGCCCTGGGCTATACGGGAATGCCGCTCCGCGGCGCGCTTTCCGTCACCTGCCCGGGGGCGGTGGACACCTGGGTGCGTCTTCATGCCGATCACGGCAGCCTTGACTGGGACAAGCTGTTCCAACCAGCCATCAAGGCGGCGACCGGCGGCTACGTCGTTGCCGACCGCGTGGCGCTCGACTGGAAGGCCTTTGAAGCGGCACTGACTACGACGCCGGAAACGGCCGCCCGGCTCTTGACGGATGCGCGCGCCTTCCGCGCCGGCGAGATTCATCGGCAGCCCGAGCTTGCATCGACACTGTGCGAGATCGCAGCGAAAGGCCGGGACGGGTTCTACCGCGGCTGGGTGGCGGACGACATCGTGGCGACGCTCGCGCAAGGCGGCTCGTCCCTGTCGCACGGCGACCTCGACGGAACTTCGTCCTTTTATGTCGACCCGTTGAGCGTCGACTACAAGGGGTTCCAGGTTCTGCAGCTCCCGGCAAACAATCAGGGTGCGACGGCCCTGCTTCTCCTGAACATTCTCAAGCACCTACCAAAAACCGACTACTTCAGCGCGGAACGGTTCCATCTGCTCCTCGAATCCGCGCGGCTGGCTTACCGGGAACGTGACCGTTCGATCGGTGACCCTGATCACACCAATGTCGAACACTGGCGCTTCACGAACGATGCCTACGCTGCCGACCTTGCGGCCATGATCGATCCGGAGAGAACCACCAGGGAATTCGGCGAGCCGGTCACGCGCAAATCCGACACCACCACCATCTCAGTGGTGGATGGTTCCGGCAATGCGGTGACGCTGATCAATTCGCTCTACCACCATTTCGGCAGTTGCGTTGTGGCGCCGAGGTCCGGCGTTCTGCTTCAGAACCGCGGCAACGGTTTCAACCTGATACCAGGCCATCCGAATGAGTTCGGCCCTGGAAAACGTCCGCTTCACACAATCATGCCCGGTATGACGCTGAAGAACAGAAAGCCTTCCCTGGTCTACGGCGTCATGGGCGGGGACTATCAGGCGATCGGTCATGCGCAGCTCATTACCAACATCGTCGATTTCGGTCTTGACGTACAGGAAGCTATCGACCTGCCGAGGACCTTCCACTTCAAGGGATTTGCCGAAGTCGAACGTTCCATGCCCGCTCATATCGTTGAGGGTCTAACGAGGAGAGGACACAGCGTCCAGGTCGCACATCTCCCAATCGGCGGGGCGCAGGCCATCTTGATCGATCCGCATCGCGGCACGCTTGCGGGAGGGTCGGACCCTCGCAAGGATGGCATGGCAATCGGGATGTGA
- a CDS encoding ABC transporter ATP-binding protein, translating to MEKLLIRDLTKTFPAGRSNKDRITVLDNISLTIRENEFVSLVGASGCGKSTLLSIIAGLQSHDNGDLKVDGNDILGPGADRGVVFQSYTLLPWLTARKNVEFALEATGHSKSEIGDIAMSHLKLVGLEPFAERFPAQLSGGMKQRVAIARALSYKPKLLLMDEPFGALDALTRVQMQELLTDVWEREKLTVIFVTHDVEEAVFLSDRIFVMASNPGRLKKIYDVSLPRPRTPDTPRLPEFAQLQAEVLGSIRSEMRDR from the coding sequence ATGGAAAAGCTTCTCATCCGCGACCTGACGAAGACCTTTCCGGCCGGGCGCTCTAACAAGGACCGTATCACCGTCCTTGACAACATCTCGCTGACGATCCGCGAAAACGAGTTCGTTTCGCTGGTCGGCGCCTCCGGCTGCGGCAAGAGCACGCTGCTGTCGATCATTGCCGGATTGCAATCCCATGACAATGGCGACCTCAAGGTCGATGGAAACGACATCCTCGGACCCGGCGCGGACCGCGGCGTCGTCTTCCAGAGTTACACGCTTCTGCCTTGGCTGACGGCCCGCAAGAATGTCGAGTTCGCACTGGAAGCGACGGGGCATTCCAAATCCGAGATCGGCGACATCGCCATGAGCCACCTGAAGCTGGTGGGCCTGGAACCGTTCGCCGAGCGTTTTCCCGCACAGCTCTCGGGCGGCATGAAACAGCGCGTCGCCATCGCGCGTGCGCTTTCCTACAAGCCGAAGCTTCTGTTGATGGATGAGCCCTTCGGCGCCCTCGACGCGCTGACCCGGGTGCAGATGCAGGAATTGCTCACCGACGTCTGGGAACGGGAAAAGCTGACCGTGATCTTCGTCACGCATGACGTAGAGGAAGCCGTCTTCCTCTCCGACAGGATCTTCGTCATGGCTTCGAATCCCGGCCGCCTCAAGAAGATCTACGACGTCTCGCTGCCGCGCCCGCGCACGCCCGATACCCCTCGCTTGCCGGAGTTCGCGCAGCTTCAGGCCGAGGTCCTCGGCAGCATTCGCTCGGAGATGCGCGACCGATGA
- a CDS encoding ABC transporter permease has protein sequence MAKPRKKSILSMQAEISPSTYLIISICSFALFFAVWALIVQSGLVRPIFLPSPVAIVARLWALGADGTLFSDIAASVYRIGIGFIAASVTALAVGVLIGNYRFWDAAIEPFLDFIRYMPVVAFVPLTILWTGTTDTQKFLVIWIGTFFQQALMFMDNIKRVPPDFIGFGRTVGLSDTKIVTKIILPSAAPQIWDTLRISLGWAWTWVVLAELVAASSGLGYRITVAQRYFQTDTAIGYIVVLGVLGLISDQIMKFAGKRMFRYEAKH, from the coding sequence ATGGCCAAGCCCCGAAAAAAATCCATCCTCAGCATGCAAGCTGAGATCTCACCATCAACCTACCTGATCATTTCGATCTGCTCGTTCGCACTCTTTTTCGCGGTCTGGGCGCTGATCGTACAATCCGGCCTCGTCCGGCCGATCTTCCTTCCCTCTCCCGTGGCGATCGTCGCGCGACTATGGGCGCTTGGCGCAGACGGCACGCTTTTTTCAGACATTGCCGCAAGCGTCTATCGTATCGGTATCGGCTTCATCGCCGCATCGGTGACGGCGCTCGCCGTCGGCGTGCTAATCGGAAACTACAGGTTTTGGGATGCGGCCATTGAGCCGTTCCTCGACTTCATCCGCTACATGCCGGTCGTCGCATTCGTGCCCCTGACGATCCTGTGGACAGGTACGACCGACACCCAGAAGTTCCTGGTGATCTGGATCGGCACGTTCTTCCAGCAGGCCTTGATGTTCATGGACAATATCAAACGCGTCCCGCCCGATTTTATCGGCTTCGGCCGGACGGTGGGTCTGAGCGATACGAAGATCGTAACGAAGATCATCCTGCCTTCGGCCGCGCCGCAGATCTGGGACACGCTGCGCATTTCGCTCGGTTGGGCCTGGACATGGGTGGTACTGGCCGAGCTTGTCGCTGCCAGCAGCGGCCTTGGCTATCGCATCACCGTCGCTCAGCGATATTTCCAGACCGATACCGCCATCGGCTACATCGTCGTGCTCGGCGTTCTCGGGCTTATCAGCGACCAGATCATGAAGTTCGCGGGCAAGCGCATGTTCCGCTACGAGGCAAAACACTGA
- a CDS encoding UTRA domain-containing protein — protein MRHVLDRNVPLPLYQKIKDHILDQVKRGQLKHGMRVPSESELVERLGVSRMTVHRAMRELSEAGVVDRVQGIGSFVSAPPARTELMELKDIADDIKARGNVHSQKIKILETTNATAEQAAYFDMPRGSRLFHSIIVNYEDEVPVQVENRLIRPSFAPGYLGHNFLTVPSTRYLRSIADATKMEHSVCASMADDQVCEFLEFPEPRSVIILTRRTWVGELAVSRSVFTYPGDTCALVSCRTME, from the coding sequence ATGCGTCACGTACTCGATCGTAATGTTCCACTTCCGCTCTACCAGAAGATCAAGGATCACATCCTTGACCAGGTAAAGCGTGGCCAGCTCAAACATGGCATGAGGGTTCCCTCCGAAAGCGAGCTAGTCGAACGCCTCGGCGTGTCGCGCATGACGGTCCACCGGGCGATGCGAGAGCTTTCCGAAGCAGGTGTGGTCGATCGCGTCCAGGGAATCGGAAGCTTTGTCTCGGCGCCTCCGGCGCGGACGGAACTGATGGAACTGAAAGACATTGCCGACGACATCAAGGCGCGTGGCAACGTCCACTCGCAGAAAATCAAGATCCTCGAAACCACCAATGCTACGGCGGAACAAGCGGCATATTTCGATATGCCGCGTGGTTCTCGCCTGTTCCATTCGATTATCGTGAACTACGAGGACGAAGTGCCTGTACAGGTGGAGAACAGACTGATCCGGCCGAGCTTCGCTCCCGGCTATCTCGGGCACAACTTCCTGACCGTTCCATCGACACGTTATCTGCGCTCGATTGCAGATGCGACGAAGATGGAACATTCGGTCTGTGCATCGATGGCCGACGACCAAGTCTGCGAGTTCCTGGAGTTTCCCGAGCCCCGAAGCGTCATAATCCTGACGCGTCGAACCTGGGTCGGCGAACTGGCGGTCAGCCGAAGCGTGTTCACATATCCCGGCGATACCTGCGCCCTTGTCAGTTGCCGGACGATGGAGTGA